The Candidatus Fermentibacter sp. genome includes a window with the following:
- a CDS encoding 4Fe-4S binding protein — MHRMILVASVILAAACACLSAGDGSGPAPNFASTLLVDTGYTPYSGISWNRGEYPVFVLHWTPSEEADHYEVRVSTARIDESNWDVAVPVDTVAGGQDTCWVSLDPVVFENTCIGCGLCVDACPQNAMTLVGGRAVINPDSCTSCGQCVLVCPVNAITDTKYDTWYYFAIRAYSASGAPSADVVCTADAYRIRYFDDISRCQHCNNEGTSTCYAVINTPPCPVDAIYWDEDFYIYIDTTKCISCGICFEHCRTDGLYSISNYVESSAP, encoded by the coding sequence ATGCACCGCATGATACTGGTCGCCTCCGTGATCCTCGCCGCGGCCTGCGCCTGCCTCAGCGCCGGCGACGGAAGCGGGCCCGCTCCGAACTTCGCTTCGACACTCCTTGTGGACACCGGCTATACGCCCTATTCCGGCATCTCCTGGAACAGGGGCGAGTATCCCGTATTCGTCCTGCACTGGACCCCGTCCGAAGAGGCCGATCACTACGAAGTCCGCGTCTCGACGGCCCGTATCGACGAATCGAACTGGGACGTCGCCGTGCCGGTCGATACCGTGGCGGGCGGCCAGGATACCTGCTGGGTCTCCCTCGATCCCGTGGTGTTCGAGAACACCTGCATCGGCTGCGGCCTCTGCGTCGATGCCTGCCCCCAGAACGCAATGACCCTCGTCGGCGGCCGCGCGGTGATAAACCCCGATTCGTGCACGTCCTGCGGCCAGTGCGTGCTGGTCTGCCCCGTGAACGCGATCACCGACACGAAGTACGACACCTGGTACTACTTCGCGATCCGCGCCTACTCGGCGTCGGGCGCCCCGTCCGCCGATGTCGTCTGCACTGCCGACGCCTACAGGATAAGGTACTTCGACGACATCTCGCGATGCCAGCACTGCAACAACGAAGGAACCTCCACCTGCTATGCCGTCATCAACACTCCGCCCTGCCCCGTTGATGCGATCTACTGGGACGAGGACTTCTACATCTACATCGACACCACGAAGTGCATCAGCTGCGGCATCTGCTTCGAGCACTGCAGGACCGACGGCCTGTACTCCATAAGCAACTACGTGGAGTCATCCGCACCGTAG
- a CDS encoding 4Fe-4S binding protein, with amino-acid sequence MLVRFIPITALVLAAAASGAGMAFSTDSGKPVVSWDAVDTSWDHLEIRVSATPFDEAAPAKGSVVSLIAADSISGAFPLEAELAGSFAVEPEICIGCGLCVSACPVSAITLVDGKALIDPAACIACGLCASSCPVSAILAPSASAHFALLGVDAEGAATLLGSI; translated from the coding sequence ATGCTTGTGAGGTTCATCCCGATTACCGCTCTCGTCCTTGCCGCTGCAGCCTCCGGAGCAGGCATGGCCTTCTCGACCGATTCGGGCAAGCCGGTCGTCTCCTGGGATGCGGTCGACACTTCATGGGATCATCTCGAGATCAGGGTCTCCGCAACACCCTTCGACGAAGCGGCTCCCGCGAAGGGCTCCGTAGTCTCCCTGATCGCCGCCGACAGCATCTCCGGCGCGTTCCCGCTCGAGGCCGAACTCGCGGGCAGCTTCGCCGTCGAACCGGAGATCTGCATCGGCTGCGGCCTCTGCGTGTCGGCATGCCCCGTCTCCGCAATCACGCTGGTCGACGGCAAGGCCCTCATCGACCCTGCGGCCTGCATAGCCTGCGGGCTCTGCGCCTCCTCATGCCCGGTCTCGGCCATCCTCGCCCCGTCGGCATCCGCGCATTTCGCCCTGCTCGGAGTCGACGCCGAGGGGGCCGCTACCCTGCTGGGGTCGATCTAG
- a CDS encoding 4Fe-4S binding protein: protein MPLRKFLLPVLLLAMAALALAGTKYRIDRTRCTGCGDCDRICPVDAVEIVDGYSTIDPDACIGCGMCLGVCSHDAVR from the coding sequence GTGCCGCTGCGCAAGTTTCTGCTGCCTGTGCTACTGCTGGCGATGGCGGCGCTCGCCCTCGCCGGGACGAAGTACAGGATAGACCGTACGCGCTGCACGGGATGCGGCGACTGCGACAGGATCTGCCCCGTCGATGCCGTAGAGATCGTGGACGGCTACTCGACCATCGATCCCGATGCCTGCATAGGCTGCGGCATGTGCCTGGGGGTGTGCAGCCATGACGCGGTACGCTAG
- a CDS encoding 4Fe-4S binding protein — MTRYASLAGLLVLLLAAACSGPSDTTQLVVDPDLCIGCGECEEVCPYGAVEVVDGQAVIDPVLCHFCLRCVEECPKGAIY; from the coding sequence ATGACGCGGTACGCTAGCCTCGCGGGCCTGCTTGTGCTGCTTCTCGCCGCTGCCTGCAGCGGTCCCTCGGACACGACGCAGCTCGTCGTAGACCCCGATCTCTGCATCGGCTGCGGCGAATGCGAGGAAGTGTGTCCCTACGGCGCCGTGGAGGTCGTCGACGGCCAGGCCGTGATCGACCCCGTCCTCTGCCACTTCTGCCTGAGGTGCGTCGAGGAGTGTCCGAAGGGGGCGATCTACTGA